The Desulfatibacillum aliphaticivorans DSM 15576 DNA window TCCTCCTTGCGGATGCGAATTTCCTCCAGCTTTTGGGCGCCGTACGCCATGGATTTTTCGATCTGATCCCTCTCGTCCATGTCCATATCCGCCATGCCGATCATCTCCGCGATTTCATCCAGGGAGAAGCCAAACCGCTTACCCCGCAGGATCAGGCGCAGCCTGGCCCTGTCCTTGGGGCTGTATACCCGTTGGTTGCCGGGAGTGC harbors:
- a CDS encoding MerR family transcriptional regulator, which codes for MTQPPKQDKASFTISQLAEQLDISAPTIRFYEQKGLISPARTPGNQRVYSPKDRARLRLILRGKRFGFSLDEIAEMIGMADMDMDERDQIEKSMAYGAQKLEEIRIRKEELLLLEKEMMAMRKRLQNKLDQLQGGK